From a single Planctomycetia bacterium genomic region:
- the ftsY gene encoding signal recognition particle receptor FtsY: protein MALFRFGRKEPAAAEAASAAEPLPDAGAAAASPTAEPAVGRPGFLDRLRAGLAKTAQVLQTDVRDLFKREGRLVDEAFLEELRGALVRTDMGPGAADAIVTDVQGRLRARVVDPDVVLDSIRTQLLARLRPAEARLATAASGPTVILVTGVNGSGKTTSIAKLARLFARDGKRVLLGAGDTFRAAAVEQLAMWAGRIGADIVRGETGCDPASVAHRAVAEALAKNVDVCIIDTAGRLQTQSNLMQELGKIRRVIAKQIPDAPHETLLVIDATAGQNALSQAKGFKEAAACTGIVLAKLDGSARGGVIVPVAEQFGLPVKFVGVGESADDLEPFSPEAFLAALLEGAFAPAG from the coding sequence ATGGCACTGTTTCGCTTCGGACGCAAAGAGCCCGCCGCCGCGGAGGCGGCCAGCGCAGCGGAGCCGCTCCCTGACGCGGGGGCCGCGGCAGCGTCTCCCACGGCGGAGCCGGCGGTCGGTCGGCCGGGCTTCCTCGACCGGCTCCGGGCCGGACTCGCCAAGACGGCGCAGGTGCTGCAGACCGACGTCCGCGACCTGTTCAAGCGCGAGGGGCGGCTCGTGGACGAGGCCTTCCTGGAAGAACTGCGCGGGGCGCTGGTGCGCACCGACATGGGGCCCGGGGCCGCGGACGCGATCGTCACCGACGTCCAGGGCCGGCTCCGGGCCCGCGTCGTCGATCCCGACGTGGTGCTCGACTCGATCCGCACGCAGCTGCTCGCCCGGCTGCGTCCTGCCGAGGCGCGGCTCGCGACGGCGGCGAGCGGGCCGACCGTGATCCTCGTCACGGGCGTCAACGGCTCGGGCAAGACGACCTCGATCGCCAAGCTCGCCCGGCTCTTCGCCCGCGACGGCAAGCGGGTGCTGCTCGGGGCCGGCGACACGTTCCGGGCCGCCGCCGTCGAGCAGCTGGCGATGTGGGCGGGGCGGATCGGCGCCGACATCGTCCGCGGCGAGACCGGCTGCGATCCGGCCAGCGTGGCCCACCGGGCCGTGGCCGAGGCGCTGGCGAAGAACGTGGACGTGTGCATCATCGACACCGCCGGCCGACTGCAGACGCAGTCGAACCTGATGCAGGAGCTGGGCAAGATCCGGCGCGTGATCGCCAAGCAGATCCCCGACGCGCCCCACGAGACGCTGCTCGTGATCGACGCCACGGCGGGGCAGAACGCCCTCTCGCAGGCCAAGGGCTTCAAGGAGGCGGCCGCCTGCACCGGCATCGTGCTCGCCAAACTCGACGGCTCGGCCCGGGGCGGCGTGATCGTGCCGGTGGCCGAGCAGTTCGGCCTGCCGGTGAAGTTCGTGGGGGTCGGGGAGTCGGCCGACGACCTGGAGCCGTTCTCCCCCGAGGCCTTCCTCGCCGCCCTGCTCGAGGGGGCGTTCGCCCCGGCCGGCTGA
- the nusB gene encoding N utilization substance protein B, translating into MSRRSRAREVAMQVLYEADLNPGVAADGRERFLADRLRSAPLVAFAASLVAGVERRREEIDGLLEARSRNWRVARMAITDRAVLRIAMHELLDTETPGPVVVDEAIELARRYGNEESPRFVAGILGAVLADMAGA; encoded by the coding sequence ATGAGCCGCCGCAGCCGGGCCCGCGAAGTCGCCATGCAGGTCCTCTACGAGGCCGACCTCAATCCGGGCGTCGCGGCCGACGGCCGAGAGCGGTTCCTCGCGGACCGGCTCCGGTCGGCTCCGCTCGTGGCCTTCGCCGCCAGCCTGGTCGCGGGCGTCGAGCGCCGCCGTGAGGAGATCGACGGCCTGCTCGAGGCCCGGTCGCGGAACTGGCGAGTGGCGCGGATGGCGATCACCGATCGGGCCGTGCTGCGGATCGCCATGCACGAACTGCTCGACACCGAGACGCCGGGACCGGTGGTCGTGGACGAGGCGATCGAACTGGCCCGCCGCTACGGCAACGAGGAGTCGCCCCGGTTCGTGGCCGGCATCCTCGGTGCCGTGCTCGCCGACATGGCGGGGGCCTGA
- the ribH gene encoding 6,7-dimethyl-8-ribityllumazine synthase → MTAAVASPSPLIFAAAAAPLPAGTRVAIAVARWNEPITRRLLAAAEAVLAGSGLPAAAIDVAWVPGSFELPLAADRLAASGRYAAVVCLGAVIRGETSHDQHIARAVALGIEQVARCRGLPVAFGVLTCESLAQAMARAGGDAADGFAGNKGAEAAAAVIEMIGVLGQVAAAGGTERSA, encoded by the coding sequence ATGACCGCGGCCGTCGCGTCCCCGAGCCCGTTGATCTTCGCCGCCGCGGCTGCCCCGCTTCCCGCGGGCACGCGGGTGGCGATCGCCGTGGCCCGGTGGAACGAGCCGATCACACGCCGCCTGCTCGCTGCCGCGGAGGCCGTCCTCGCGGGGTCCGGCCTGCCGGCCGCGGCGATCGACGTCGCCTGGGTGCCGGGCTCGTTCGAGCTGCCGCTCGCGGCCGATCGGCTCGCCGCCAGCGGACGTTATGCCGCCGTCGTCTGCCTCGGGGCGGTGATCCGCGGCGAGACCAGCCACGATCAGCACATCGCCCGGGCCGTCGCCCTCGGCATCGAGCAGGTGGCGCGGTGCCGAGGCCTCCCGGTGGCTTTCGGCGTGCTGACCTGCGAGTCGCTGGCCCAGGCCATGGCCCGGGCCGGCGGGGACGCGGCGGACGGCTTCGCCGGCAACAAGGGGGCCGAGGCGGCCGCCGCCGTCATCGAGATGATCGGCGTGCTCGGGCAGGTGGCCGCGGCCGGCGGGACGGAGCGGTCCGCATGA